From one Mycolicibacterium sp. HK-90 genomic stretch:
- a CDS encoding ABC transporter permease: protein MTTQAMTEALDQPQPKVVKGSPRWGDLVLRLSAGLVLLYLFLPIFVIVLFSFNKPAGKFNYTWQGFTFDNWANPFKYPALTEALKLSLNVAAVSTAAALVLGTLVAIALVRQRFRGQKAVDTFLVLPLTAPEVVMGASLLTLFLDLGWATGYTTIVLAHIAFQVSFIAMTVRARVRGFDWTLEDASMDLGASPTRTFFKVTLPLIVPGIVAAAMLSFALSLDDFIITYFVSGSEVTYPLYVNAAVKAAVPPQINVLATAILVVSLLLLMAGTLYRRKRIDV, encoded by the coding sequence ATGACCACCCAGGCCATGACCGAGGCGCTGGACCAGCCGCAACCCAAGGTCGTCAAAGGCTCCCCCAGATGGGGCGACCTGGTGCTGCGGCTGTCCGCCGGACTGGTGTTGCTGTACCTGTTCCTGCCGATCTTCGTGATCGTGCTGTTCTCGTTCAACAAGCCGGCAGGCAAGTTCAACTACACCTGGCAGGGATTCACGTTCGACAACTGGGCCAATCCGTTCAAGTACCCGGCACTGACCGAGGCGCTCAAACTCAGCCTCAATGTCGCCGCGGTGTCCACCGCGGCGGCCCTGGTGCTGGGCACCCTGGTGGCAATTGCTCTGGTGCGCCAACGATTCCGCGGCCAGAAGGCGGTCGACACCTTCCTGGTGCTGCCGCTGACCGCCCCCGAGGTGGTCATGGGCGCATCGCTGCTGACCCTGTTCCTCGATCTGGGCTGGGCGACGGGCTACACCACGATCGTGTTGGCGCACATCGCCTTCCAAGTCAGCTTCATCGCGATGACGGTGCGGGCCCGGGTGCGCGGGTTCGACTGGACTCTCGAGGACGCTTCGATGGACCTCGGGGCCAGTCCCACCCGGACGTTCTTCAAAGTGACTCTGCCGCTGATCGTTCCGGGAATCGTGGCCGCGGCGATGTTGTCGTTCGCGCTGTCGCTGGACGACTTCATCATCACCTACTTCGTCAGCGGCTCCGAGGTCACCTATCCGCTGTACGTCAATGCTGCCGTCAAAGCCGCCGTACCTCCGCAGATCAACGTGCTGGCCACGGCGATCCTGGTGGTGAGTCTGCTGCTGCTGATGGCCGGAACGCTGTATCGGCGCAAGCGCATCGACGTCTGA
- a CDS encoding TetR/AcrR family transcriptional regulator, whose product MAERWTKQRRLEHTRNVLLDAAEEVFARKGFDGAALEDIAEVAGYTRGAIYSHFGSKAEMFLAVVERQRQQFLDGFADVIATFNRLDDLDADELGDRWRDLVTAEGSDRAALGSEYTLFLLRNPEARERVAAQREETVRALADYISKGVVRLGGQLTIPAMDLARVVLAANDGVTLNSFVDEQAVYRPFLRMVLANIVVPKGHGS is encoded by the coding sequence ATGGCCGAACGCTGGACGAAGCAACGCCGCTTGGAGCACACCCGCAACGTCCTGCTGGATGCTGCCGAGGAGGTGTTCGCGCGCAAGGGGTTTGACGGTGCGGCACTCGAGGACATCGCCGAGGTTGCCGGCTACACCCGGGGCGCCATCTACTCGCACTTCGGGAGCAAGGCGGAGATGTTCCTGGCGGTGGTCGAACGGCAACGCCAGCAGTTTCTCGACGGGTTCGCCGACGTCATCGCGACATTCAACCGGCTCGACGATCTCGACGCCGACGAACTCGGCGACCGGTGGCGCGATCTGGTGACCGCCGAGGGGTCCGACCGGGCGGCCCTCGGTTCCGAGTACACGCTGTTCCTCCTGCGCAATCCCGAGGCGCGGGAACGCGTGGCCGCGCAGCGGGAGGAGACGGTGCGCGCCCTCGCCGACTACATCTCCAAGGGTGTGGTTCGTCTCGGCGGACAGCTGACCATCCCGGCGATGGACCTGGCGCGGGTCGTGTTGGCGGCCAACGACGGCGTGACGCTCAACAGCTTCGTCGACGAACAGGCGGTCTACCGTCCGTTCCTGCGCATGGTGCTCGCGAACATCGTTGTGCCCAAGGGTCATGGCTCGTGA
- a CDS encoding ABC transporter ATP-binding protein, whose product MEQAVKAPLNEGIHCKNVKSLRNHLRRPVESAIVYRQLPRLHRRRRPLTGPDITAVDTPTGQDGAPRESGTPVIEIDHVTKRFADYVAVADADFSIASGEFFSMLGPSGCGKTTTLRMIAGFESPTEGAIRLEGVDVSRVPPHKRNVNTVFQHYALFPHMTVWDNVAYGPRSRKKAAKKDAAEIKRSVDELLEIVRLTDFAKRKPGQLSGGQQQRVALARALVNYPSALLLDEPLGALDLKLRHAMQFELKRIQREVGITFIYVTHDQEEALTMSDRIAVMNNGNVEQIGSPTEIYDRPATVFVASFIGQANLWPGRQTGRANRDFVEIDVLGTTLKAKPGDTTIEPGGHATLMIRPERVRVSVDQPTGDVATVAATVKDLTFQGPVLRLSLAAPDDSVIIAHVGPEQDLPMLRPGDPVHVSWSPEASRVLPAADIPTTEDLEEMLDDA is encoded by the coding sequence ATGGAACAAGCAGTCAAAGCGCCACTCAACGAAGGAATCCATTGTAAAAATGTTAAATCGTTGCGGAATCACTTGCGCAGGCCGGTGGAATCCGCGATTGTTTACCGACAGCTGCCACGGCTGCACCGGAGGAGGAGACCGCTGACCGGCCCAGACATCACCGCCGTCGACACACCGACGGGACAGGACGGCGCGCCCCGCGAGAGCGGCACGCCCGTCATCGAGATCGACCATGTCACGAAGCGGTTCGCCGACTACGTGGCAGTGGCCGACGCGGACTTCTCCATCGCATCGGGCGAGTTCTTCTCGATGCTCGGCCCCTCAGGCTGCGGGAAGACCACCACGCTGCGCATGATCGCCGGATTCGAAAGCCCCACCGAGGGCGCAATCCGGCTGGAGGGAGTCGACGTCTCCCGCGTGCCACCGCACAAGCGCAACGTCAACACCGTCTTCCAGCACTACGCGCTGTTCCCGCACATGACGGTGTGGGACAACGTGGCTTACGGGCCGCGGAGTAGGAAGAAGGCCGCCAAGAAGGACGCAGCCGAGATCAAACGCAGCGTCGACGAGCTGCTGGAGATCGTGCGGCTCACCGACTTCGCCAAGCGCAAGCCGGGCCAGCTGTCCGGGGGCCAGCAACAGCGGGTCGCACTGGCGCGGGCGTTGGTCAACTACCCGAGCGCGCTGCTGCTCGACGAGCCGCTCGGCGCCCTCGATCTCAAACTGCGTCATGCGATGCAGTTCGAGCTCAAACGCATCCAGCGCGAGGTCGGCATCACGTTCATCTATGTCACCCACGATCAGGAAGAGGCGCTCACGATGAGCGACCGGATCGCGGTGATGAACAACGGAAACGTCGAACAGATCGGCAGCCCCACCGAGATCTACGACCGTCCGGCGACAGTGTTCGTCGCCAGCTTCATCGGTCAGGCGAACTTGTGGCCGGGCCGTCAGACGGGCCGGGCGAACCGGGACTTCGTCGAAATCGATGTTCTCGGAACGACGCTCAAGGCCAAGCCCGGCGACACCACGATCGAACCGGGCGGCCACGCCACCTTGATGATTCGCCCTGAGCGGGTGCGGGTTTCAGTGGACCAGCCCACCGGCGATGTGGCGACAGTGGCCGCGACGGTCAAGGATCTGACCTTTCAGGGGCCGGTGCTCCGGCTTTCCCTTGCCGCACCGGACGATTCGGTGATCATTGCCCACGTCGGCCCAGAACAGGATCTACCCATGCTGCGTCCGGGTGACCCCGTGCATGTCAGCTGGTCGCCGGAGGCTTCGCGGGTGCTTCCGGCCGCGGACATCCCGACCACCGAAGACCTCGAAGAGATGCTCGACGACGCCTGA
- a CDS encoding acyl-CoA thioesterase domain-containing protein codes for MTEVVAHFVQSEQDRFQPTRFAQSHWGEDHLNGPALVGLAATALETAFGLPEFLPARLTVDLFKAARGVPTTTKVALIRDGRRVRNSECELVQEGVTVARATLVQYRLSAPPRGEEWIAPTNFEAPATLDGDRTTYMGSDAGGWGRAIADHQNASRKRFMNRTITVVQDRSNSPFVRAAMAAEGTSLVTNLGTAGVGYINGDLTVALSRLPGDDWIGVQADSHWASDGVAVGASTLFDSAGAFGTGLITAISNPAAQIDFSDDPFPERTAPR; via the coding sequence ATGACCGAGGTTGTCGCCCATTTCGTGCAGTCCGAGCAGGACCGGTTCCAGCCGACCCGCTTCGCCCAGAGCCACTGGGGTGAGGACCATCTGAACGGTCCGGCGCTGGTGGGGTTGGCCGCCACGGCGCTGGAGACGGCCTTCGGGCTCCCGGAGTTTCTGCCGGCCCGGTTGACCGTCGATCTGTTCAAGGCCGCGCGCGGGGTGCCGACCACGACGAAAGTGGCGTTGATCCGTGACGGCCGGCGGGTTCGCAACTCCGAGTGCGAGCTGGTGCAGGAGGGCGTGACGGTGGCGCGCGCGACGCTGGTGCAATACCGGCTGAGTGCGCCCCCGCGTGGCGAGGAGTGGATCGCCCCGACGAACTTCGAGGCCCCGGCGACACTCGACGGCGACCGCACCACCTACATGGGCAGCGATGCCGGTGGGTGGGGGCGAGCGATCGCCGACCATCAGAACGCGTCCCGCAAACGGTTCATGAACCGGACCATCACCGTGGTGCAGGACCGGTCGAACTCGCCTTTCGTGCGGGCGGCGATGGCGGCCGAGGGCACCAGCCTGGTGACCAATCTCGGCACCGCGGGGGTCGGGTACATCAACGGCGACCTCACCGTGGCGTTGTCCCGGTTGCCCGGCGACGACTGGATCGGTGTGCAGGCCGACTCGCATTGGGCCTCCGACGGGGTCGCCGTGGGTGCGTCGACGTTGTTCGACAGCGCGGGCGCGTTCGGCACCGGTCTGATCACCGCCATCAGTAACCCGGCCGCTCAGATCGATTTCTCCGACGACCCGTTCCCGGAGCGCACTGCACCGAGGTGA
- a CDS encoding spermidine/putrescine ABC transporter substrate-binding protein, which translates to MPDNFDPRLLARLTANRTSRRRFLGGGAAAAAALALGPSVLAACGSSEDSSTTATTTAPDDGSPATGTVRISNWPLYMADGFVAAFQTATGLTVDYKEDFNDNEQWFAKAKEPLSRKQDIGADLVVPTEFMAVRLAGLKWLNEISDSRVPNKKNLREDLLNSKADPGRKFTAPYMTGMVGLAYNRAATGRDITKIDDLWDPAFKGRVSLLSDVQDGLGMIMQWQGNSVEEPTTEAVTKAVDFIREQKDKGQIRRFTGNDYADDLAAGNIAVAQAYSGDVVQLQADNPDLKFIVPESGGDWFIDTMVIPYTTQNQKAAESWIDYVYDRANYAKLIAFTQFVPVLSDMTDELAKIDPKIAGNPLINPPAEMSAKLKSWAALTDEQTQEFNSIYAAVTGG; encoded by the coding sequence ATGCCCGACAACTTTGACCCCCGACTGCTCGCCAGACTCACCGCCAACCGGACGTCGCGTCGTCGATTCCTGGGTGGCGGCGCCGCTGCCGCGGCGGCACTCGCGCTGGGCCCCTCGGTCCTCGCCGCGTGCGGTTCGAGTGAGGACTCCAGCACCACGGCCACCACGACCGCGCCCGACGACGGCTCGCCGGCGACGGGCACCGTCCGCATCTCCAACTGGCCCCTCTACATGGCCGACGGTTTCGTCGCCGCGTTCCAGACGGCCACCGGCCTGACGGTGGACTACAAGGAAGACTTCAACGACAACGAGCAGTGGTTCGCCAAGGCGAAAGAACCGTTGTCGCGCAAGCAGGACATCGGCGCCGACCTTGTCGTGCCCACGGAGTTCATGGCGGTCCGGCTCGCCGGGCTCAAGTGGCTGAACGAGATCAGCGATTCCCGCGTCCCCAACAAGAAGAACCTGCGCGAGGATCTCCTCAACTCCAAGGCCGATCCGGGCCGCAAGTTCACCGCTCCGTACATGACCGGCATGGTCGGCCTTGCCTACAACCGCGCCGCCACCGGTCGTGACATCACCAAGATCGACGATCTGTGGGATCCGGCATTCAAGGGTCGGGTCAGCCTGTTGTCCGATGTCCAGGACGGTCTCGGCATGATCATGCAGTGGCAGGGCAACTCCGTCGAGGAGCCGACCACCGAAGCCGTCACGAAGGCCGTTGATTTCATCCGCGAGCAGAAGGACAAGGGCCAGATCCGCCGGTTCACCGGCAACGACTATGCCGACGACCTGGCGGCCGGCAATATCGCTGTCGCCCAGGCATATTCGGGCGATGTGGTGCAGTTGCAGGCCGACAATCCGGACCTCAAGTTCATCGTGCCCGAATCCGGCGGCGACTGGTTCATCGACACCATGGTGATCCCCTACACCACGCAGAACCAGAAGGCTGCCGAATCGTGGATCGACTACGTCTACGACCGGGCGAACTACGCCAAGCTCATCGCCTTCACCCAGTTCGTTCCGGTTCTGTCGGATATGACCGACGAGCTCGCCAAGATCGATCCCAAGATCGCTGGCAACCCGTTGATCAACCCGCCGGCCGAGATGAGCGCAAAGCTCAAGTCGTGGGCGGCACTGACTGACGAGCAGACCCAGGAGTTCAACAGCATCTACGCCGCAGTGACCGGAGGCTGA
- a CDS encoding DMT family transporter, with amino-acid sequence MAMASMLCVQIGLAVAVGLIDDIGAEGAAWLRLAWAGVLMLVIVRPRPSAFTKSAFWTCVALGVVTAGVTILFMAALSRIPLGTASALEFLGPLGVAVAHGKGRNRVLWPGLAAAGVVLLTEPWTGHVDLLGVMYALGAALCWACYILLTQRVGDEVAGIKGLAVSMPVAGLVATAAVGPSVFGQMTPQLLLVGVGLAILLPVVPFALEMSALRYLSTAAFGTLMALEPGFAMLVGLVMLRQVPSPAAVAGICLVVAAGIGAARTGARAKPVPAEIG; translated from the coding sequence ATGGCGATGGCCTCGATGCTGTGTGTGCAGATCGGTCTGGCCGTCGCCGTCGGACTGATCGACGACATCGGCGCCGAGGGCGCCGCATGGCTGCGCCTGGCCTGGGCCGGGGTTCTGATGCTGGTGATCGTGCGCCCACGCCCGTCGGCGTTCACCAAGTCCGCATTCTGGACCTGCGTCGCGCTCGGCGTCGTCACTGCCGGCGTCACGATCCTGTTCATGGCCGCGCTGTCGCGGATCCCGCTCGGCACGGCCAGTGCCCTGGAATTCCTCGGCCCACTCGGCGTCGCGGTAGCGCACGGCAAGGGCCGCAATCGCGTGCTGTGGCCCGGGCTGGCGGCGGCCGGCGTGGTACTGCTCACCGAACCCTGGACGGGCCATGTCGATTTGCTCGGCGTGATGTACGCGTTGGGCGCCGCGCTGTGCTGGGCCTGCTACATCTTGTTGACCCAGCGGGTGGGCGACGAGGTGGCCGGCATCAAGGGCCTGGCGGTGTCCATGCCGGTCGCCGGGTTGGTCGCCACCGCGGCTGTCGGGCCCTCGGTTTTCGGCCAGATGACACCGCAGTTGCTGTTGGTTGGCGTCGGATTGGCGATCCTGTTGCCGGTGGTGCCGTTCGCCCTCGAGATGTCCGCACTGCGCTACCTGAGCACCGCGGCGTTCGGCACGCTGATGGCCCTGGAGCCGGGCTTCGCGATGTTGGTGGGTCTGGTGATGCTCCGCCAGGTGCCGAGCCCCGCCGCCGTTGCCGGCATCTGTCTGGTGGTGGCGGCGGGGATCGGTGCGGCGCGTACCGGAGCGCGGGCCAAGCCCGTCCCGGCTGAGATCGGCTGA
- a CDS encoding ABC transporter permease yields MAGVATSSRQRSKIAPYLMILPALVYLGIFFVVPLFSLARTSLSSAGGSVYLPTLTFDWNFGNYTHAFTEYQDQIVRTFGYALAATVLCALLAFPLAYVIAFKAGRYKNLILGLVILPFFVTFLIRTIAWKTILADDGLVVSALGAIGLLPSEGRLLSTSWAVIGGLTYNWIIFMILPLYVSLDKIDPRLIEASKDLYSSNRRSFTKVILPLSMPGVLAGSLLVFIPAAGDFINADYLGSTQTTMIGNVIQKQFLVVKDYPAAAALSMVLMAIILAGVLLYTRALGTEDLV; encoded by the coding sequence ATGGCGGGAGTAGCCACCAGTAGTCGACAGCGGAGCAAGATCGCCCCGTACCTGATGATCCTGCCGGCGTTGGTGTACCTCGGGATCTTCTTCGTGGTGCCGTTGTTCTCGCTGGCGCGTACCTCGTTGTCATCCGCGGGTGGTTCGGTCTACCTGCCGACGCTGACGTTCGACTGGAACTTCGGCAACTACACGCACGCGTTCACCGAGTACCAGGATCAGATAGTGCGGACCTTCGGTTACGCACTGGCAGCCACCGTGCTGTGCGCGCTACTCGCCTTTCCGCTGGCCTATGTCATCGCGTTCAAGGCCGGCCGGTACAAGAACCTGATCCTGGGCCTGGTGATCCTGCCGTTCTTCGTCACCTTTCTGATCCGCACCATCGCGTGGAAGACGATCCTCGCCGACGACGGGTTGGTGGTCAGCGCGCTCGGGGCCATCGGATTGCTGCCGAGCGAGGGACGGCTGTTGTCGACGAGCTGGGCCGTGATCGGTGGCCTCACCTACAACTGGATCATCTTCATGATCCTGCCGCTGTACGTGAGCCTGGACAAGATCGACCCTCGCCTGATCGAGGCGTCCAAGGACCTGTACTCGTCGAACCGGCGCAGCTTCACCAAAGTGATTCTGCCGCTGTCGATGCCGGGGGTGCTGGCGGGCAGCCTGCTGGTATTCATCCCCGCCGCCGGCGACTTCATCAACGCCGACTACCTGGGCAGCACGCAGACCACCATGATCGGCAACGTGATCCAGAAACAGTTCCTGGTGGTCAAGGACTATCCCGCCGCCGCCGCGCTCAGCATGGTGTTGATGGCGATCATTCTGGCCGGAGTGCTGCTCTACACCCGCGCCCTGGGTACGGAGGATCTGGTATGA
- a CDS encoding GtrA family protein — protein sequence MRGDTSRVSAAERFHRFCVLVVRRLPAPLNSVVAPTFLGFVLINTFTFGVDLAVLTVLHGGFRVPLPVAVTVGYAGAFGLAYYLNRTLNFRSHAAVGPQLTVYVAVVIVNYLAFILGVSSGLAALGVEYHLARIVAGGCEAIYMYSAMRWVVFRR from the coding sequence GTGCGAGGCGACACGAGCCGGGTATCCGCCGCCGAGCGGTTCCACCGCTTTTGTGTGCTCGTCGTGCGCAGGCTGCCCGCGCCGCTGAACTCCGTGGTGGCACCGACATTTCTCGGCTTCGTCCTGATCAACACGTTCACCTTCGGTGTCGACCTGGCGGTCCTGACCGTCCTGCACGGCGGGTTCCGGGTGCCGCTGCCCGTAGCGGTGACAGTCGGGTACGCCGGAGCCTTCGGCCTGGCCTACTACCTGAATCGCACCTTGAACTTCCGTTCACATGCGGCTGTCGGTCCGCAGCTGACGGTGTACGTGGCGGTGGTGATAGTGAACTACCTGGCGTTCATCCTGGGAGTGTCGAGTGGTCTGGCCGCCCTGGGCGTGGAGTACCACCTGGCCAGAATCGTCGCCGGCGGCTGCGAGGCGATCTACATGTACAGCGCCATGCGGTGGGTGGTGTTCCGACGGTGA
- a CDS encoding M20/M25/M40 family metallo-hydrolase: MAGRDEDFEGDLLQELLWAYGPCGQEDAVREVCRRELGPYADELWTDAAGNLVATFGGTEGGAPAVRVLAHLDELSMLVKRVEPDGTLRLTPLGTMYPANFGLGPVAVLGDNETLCGVLALGSEHTTQESERIWRTKPDQGDKALDWPDVYVFAGLEPDQQAKSGIGPGTRVCIDRSKRDLIEVGDYVGCYFMDDRAAVLALLLLARRIHRTGRRPAGDLYLVFTANEEVGGVGAAYACRTLPGEVTLAVEVGPTEAEYGTTVAGGPIIAYSDAQCVYDKAVADRLCVIARDLGHAPQAAVLGAFESDASHTKAAGLSPRAGLLCLPTLSTHGYEVIARAAIAAVTDVLMDFVVHR; this comes from the coding sequence ATGGCGGGGCGGGACGAGGACTTCGAGGGTGATCTGCTGCAGGAGCTGTTGTGGGCCTACGGTCCGTGCGGCCAGGAAGACGCGGTCCGTGAGGTCTGCCGTCGGGAGCTGGGACCGTACGCCGACGAGCTCTGGACCGATGCCGCCGGTAATCTCGTCGCCACCTTCGGCGGGACGGAGGGCGGGGCTCCGGCCGTCAGGGTGCTGGCCCACCTCGACGAACTGTCGATGCTCGTCAAACGGGTGGAGCCCGACGGCACCCTGCGACTGACTCCGCTGGGCACGATGTATCCGGCGAACTTCGGTCTGGGTCCCGTCGCCGTCCTCGGTGACAACGAAACCCTTTGTGGTGTCCTCGCACTGGGTTCAGAACACACGACCCAGGAGTCGGAACGCATCTGGCGGACGAAACCCGATCAAGGCGACAAGGCGCTGGACTGGCCGGATGTCTATGTGTTCGCCGGCCTGGAGCCCGACCAGCAGGCGAAGTCGGGAATCGGGCCGGGTACCCGGGTGTGCATCGACCGCAGCAAGCGCGACCTCATCGAGGTCGGCGACTATGTCGGCTGCTATTTCATGGACGATCGCGCTGCGGTGTTGGCCCTGTTGCTCCTTGCTCGTCGGATACACCGGACCGGTCGCCGGCCCGCCGGCGACCTCTATCTGGTGTTCACCGCGAACGAAGAGGTCGGTGGGGTGGGAGCGGCATATGCCTGCCGGACGCTGCCCGGCGAGGTCACTCTCGCCGTGGAAGTCGGTCCGACCGAGGCCGAATACGGCACCACGGTGGCCGGCGGGCCGATCATCGCCTACAGCGACGCGCAGTGTGTGTACGACAAAGCGGTCGCGGACCGCCTGTGTGTGATCGCCCGCGATCTGGGCCACGCACCGCAGGCTGCCGTGCTCGGCGCGTTCGAATCGGATGCGTCCCACACGAAGGCGGCCGGATTGTCGCCCCGCGCGGGGCTGCTGTGTCTGCCGACGCTGAGCACCCACGGCTACGAGGTGATAGCCAGGGCCGCGATCGCTGCGGTCACCGACGTGCTGATGGACTTCGTGGTCCATCGTTGA
- a CDS encoding aromatic ring-hydroxylating dioxygenase subunit alpha: MQTARPGNWVENATGLDDIAPDAYRMEIPTSRYIAPEFVAQERDSIWKKVWQVVGRVDELTGPGDWKQYQIFDQSYLIVRGKDDRLRGFVNACRHRGNVLCRDARGNAKRGFLCQYHLWSYDLDGRLKGMLREALAGPIDKDTHGLIEVSVDTFAGFIFLNPDPNAQPLAEFIGADVATMLEPYHLDEMVTVMDVTEAIDCNWKVVLDAFQEGYHINGIHPQLLRVINIDPATSRYRFFDRHSVSMAPFDVVGATPEQQVDGIMDLPETFPSTIAVLPRFSELVAEYRADDGSLTFPDGVTARTLLQTATRDTLTGMGLDVSGLTDAQMSDNHGWVWFPNFFMTIRAGEATIIMALPHPDGDPNRCIWHVASYMWLPDEHKAAFTAVPIVVDEPGSFKYFEALQQDYEQMPRQQIGLRNTALDHMALVKEEVVIAHFHSVVDKYLQAARS, encoded by the coding sequence GTGCAGACAGCACGTCCCGGAAATTGGGTCGAGAACGCCACCGGCCTGGACGACATCGCGCCCGACGCCTATCGCATGGAGATCCCCACCAGCCGCTATATCGCACCGGAATTCGTTGCCCAGGAGCGAGATTCGATCTGGAAGAAGGTCTGGCAGGTGGTCGGCCGGGTCGACGAGCTGACCGGGCCCGGCGACTGGAAGCAGTACCAGATCTTCGACCAGTCCTACCTGATCGTCCGGGGCAAGGACGACAGGCTCCGCGGGTTCGTCAACGCCTGCCGGCACCGGGGCAACGTGCTGTGCCGCGATGCTCGCGGGAACGCCAAGCGCGGATTCCTGTGCCAGTACCACCTTTGGTCGTACGACCTGGACGGACGACTCAAGGGCATGCTGCGAGAGGCACTGGCCGGGCCGATCGACAAAGACACCCACGGTCTGATCGAGGTCTCGGTGGACACCTTCGCCGGGTTCATCTTCCTCAACCCTGACCCGAACGCTCAACCTCTCGCGGAATTCATCGGTGCGGACGTCGCCACCATGCTGGAGCCCTACCACCTCGACGAGATGGTCACCGTGATGGACGTGACCGAGGCCATCGACTGCAACTGGAAGGTCGTCCTCGACGCCTTCCAAGAGGGCTACCACATCAACGGTATTCACCCGCAACTGCTACGGGTGATCAACATCGACCCGGCCACCAGCCGGTACCGGTTTTTCGACCGGCACAGCGTGTCGATGGCGCCGTTCGACGTCGTCGGCGCCACCCCGGAACAGCAGGTCGACGGAATCATGGACCTGCCTGAGACGTTCCCGTCGACCATCGCGGTGCTCCCCCGCTTCTCCGAACTCGTCGCCGAGTACCGCGCCGACGACGGTTCGCTGACATTCCCCGACGGGGTCACCGCCCGCACCCTGTTGCAGACGGCGACACGAGACACCTTGACCGGCATGGGCCTTGACGTCAGCGGGCTGACCGACGCCCAGATGAGCGACAACCACGGCTGGGTCTGGTTCCCGAACTTCTTCATGACCATCCGGGCCGGCGAGGCCACGATCATCATGGCGCTGCCTCACCCGGACGGCGATCCCAATCGATGCATCTGGCACGTCGCCAGCTACATGTGGTTGCCCGACGAACACAAGGCAGCGTTCACCGCCGTGCCGATCGTGGTGGACGAACCGGGCAGCTTCAAATATTTCGAGGCGCTGCAACAGGATTACGAGCAGATGCCACGCCAGCAGATCGGGTTGCGCAACACGGCACTGGACCACATGGCGTTGGTCAAGGAGGAAGTCGTCATCGCACACTTCCATTCGGTGGTCGACAAGTATCTCCAGGCGGCCCGGTCGTGA